From the Solanum pennellii chromosome 4, SPENNV200 genome, one window contains:
- the LOC107017910 gene encoding exocyst complex component EXO70A1-like isoform X2: MGISRNSGGVGGVVGGVDMLSERARMMRDSLQKSQSITDNVVNILGSFDHRLSALETAMRPTQIRTHAIRTAHGNIDKALKAAEVILSQFDISRQAEIKILKGPHEDLESYLQAIDQLRDNIRFFSNNKSFKSSDGVLNHANSLLTKAILKLEEEFKQLLLSYSKPIEPDRLFECLPNSMRPPSSPGHQDSSGKSHLSNSNAEQDGAGNAVFTPPTLIPPRILPLLHDIAQQMVQAGHQQQFIKIYRDTRSPVLEESLRSLGVEKLSKDDVQKMQWEVLEAKIGNWIHFMRIAVKLLFAGERKVCDQVLEGFDSLNDQCFAEVTTASVAVLLSFGDAIAKSKRSPEKLFVLLDMYEIMRELHSEIESLFRGKACNEIKESAFGLTKQLAQTAQETFGDFEEAVEKDATKTAVSDGTVHPLTSYVINYVKFLFDYQSTLKQLFQEFENGGDSNSQLAAVTMRIMQALQTNLDGKSKQYKDSALTHLFLMNNIHYMVRSVRRSEAKDLLGDDWVQRHRRVVQQHANQYKRIAWAKILQSLSIQGLTSSGGSSSSGVDGQNSSGVSRSTIKERFKMFNAQFEELHQRQSQWAVPDTELRESLRLAVAEVLLPAYRSFIKRFGPLVESGKNAQKYVRYSAEDLDRMLGEFFEVAT, from the exons ATGGGTATTTCAAGAAACTCAGGTGGGGTTGGAGGAGTAGTGGGTGGTGTTGATATGCTGAGTGAAAGAGCAAGAATGATGAGAGATTCATTGCAGAAGAGTCAGTCTATTACTGACAATGTTGTGAACATTTTGGGTTCCTTTGATCATCGTCTCTCTGCTCTTGAAACTGCTATGCGTCCTACTCAG ATAAGGACTCATGCTATCAGGACGGCTCATGGAAACATTGACAAGGCTTTAAAGGCTGCTGAGGTTATACTGTCCCAATTTGATATTTCTCGTCAG GCGGAAATTAAAATACTGAAAGGGCCACATGAGGACCTGGAAAGTTATCTACAAGCAATTGACCAGCTGAGAGACAATATTCGCTTCTTCAGCAACAACAAAAGCTTCAAGAGTAGTGATGGAGTGCTCAATCATGCTAATAGTTTGCTGACCAAGGCTATTTTAAAGCTTGAAGAGGAGTTTAAGCAGCTCTTGTTATCTTATAG TAAACCCATTGAACCTGATCGGCTGTTTGAGTGTCTCCCAAATTCAATGCGACCACCGTCATCACCTGGACACCAGGACTCTAGTGGTAAGAGTCATCTGTCCAATAGTAATGCGGAGCAAGATGGTGCAGGAAACGCTGTCTTCACACCGCCAACTCTTATACCTCCAAGGATCCTGCCTTTACTACATGATATAGCCCAACAGATGGTTCAAGCTGGCCATCAAcaacaatttataaaaatatacag GGATACACGTTCTCCCGTACTGGAAGAAAGTCTTCGCAGTTTGGGAGTGGAAAAACTTAGCAAAGATGATGTTCAGAAGATGCAATGGGAAGTTCTGGAAGCTAAAATTGGAAATTGGATTCATTTTATGCGAATTGCT GTCAAACTGTTATTTGCTGGTGAACGTAAGGTGTGTGATCAAGTTCTTGAAGGATTCGATTCACTCAATGATCAATGTTTTGCTGAAGTTACTACTGCGAGTGTTGCTGTGTTGCTTAGTTTTGGTGATGCCATTGCAAAGAGCAAAAGATCACCTGAGAAGTTATTTGTGCTTCTAGATATGTATGAAATAATGCGGGAACTTCATTCAGAG ATTGAATCACTTTTCAGAGGTAAAGCTTGCAATGAAATTAAGGAATCTGCCTTTGGTTTGACAAAGCAACTTGCCCAGACAGCCCAAGAAACCTTTGGTGATTTTGAAGAAGCAGTTGAAAAAGACGCAACCAAAACTGCTGTCTCAGATGGAACTGTCCATCCCTTGACCAGCTATGTGATTAATTACGTGAAGTTCCTGTTTGA ctATCAATCAACATTGAAACAGCTATTTCAAGAATTTGAAAATGGAGGAGATTCGAATTCTCAGCTAGCTGCTGTTACAATGCGTATAATGCAGGCTCTTCAAACCAATTTGGATGGGAAATCTAAGCAGTATAAGGATTCTGCTCTGACTCACTTGTTCCTTATGAACAATATTCACTATATGGTCAGATCTGTCCGCAG GTCTGAAGCCAAAGACTTATTAGGGGATGACTGGGTGCAAAGACACCGGAGAGTTGTACAGCAACATGCAAATCAATATAAAAGAATTGCTTGGGCGAAG ATCCTTCAATCTCTATCGATTCAAGGGCTAACATCATCTGGAGGCAGTAGTTCTAGTGGTGTAGATGGACAAAATAGCAGTGGAGTTTCAAGATCCACCATAAAAGAAAG GTTCAAGATGTTCAATGCACAGTTTGAGGAGCTTCATCAAAGGCAATCTCAATGGGCTGTTCCAGATACTGAGTTGCGAGAGTCATTGAGGCTTGCGGTCGCTGAAGTTTTGCTGCCTGCATACAGATCTTTCATCAAACGCTTTGG GCCTTTGGTTGAGAGTGGTAAAAATGCCCAAAAGTACGTCAGATATTCAGCTGAAGATCTTGACCGTATGCTGGGTGAATTCTTTGAGG TTGCTACATGA
- the LOC107017434 gene encoding glycosyltransferase BC10-like: protein MFNTPFVISFALLLSFPLLFLFAPQIFPPKHVEISIPDELDDLALFRRATLASIDMNGGAISRLGTTNPRMKIAFLFLTNTDLHFSPLWERFFANHDDLFNIYIHADPSSKITPPNGRVFKGRFIASKRTQRASPTLISAARRLMATALLDDPLNYYFALVSQHCIPLHSFNFIYNSLFQSQFPEYRSFIQILSNESYMWDRYVARGETAMLPEVPFDRFRFGSQFFVLTRRHALVVIRDRRLWRKFRMTCLNEDSCYPEEHYFPTLLSMEDPQGCTQYTLTRVNWTESVDGHPRTYFPREISPELIYKLRESNSTYSHMFARKFSPDCLKPLMDIADKVIFRD from the coding sequence ATGTTTAATACACCCTTTGTTATATCCTTTGCACTTTTGTTATCATTCCCTCTCCTTTTCCTTTTCGCGCCACAAATCTTTCCACCTAAACACGTTGAGATCTCAATCCCTGATGAACTTGATGATCTTGCTTTATTTCGTCGCGCAACCCTAGCTTCTATCGACATGAATGGTGGTGCCATCTCACGACTTGGCACCACCAATCCACGTATGAAGATCGCGTTTCTCTTCCTTACCAACACCGATCTTCATTTTTCCCCGTTATGGGAGCGATTTTTCGCCAATCATGATGACCTATTCAACATTTACATCCATGCAGATCCATCATCAAAGATTACCCCACCTAACGGACGCGTCTTCAAAGGACGTTTCATCGCGTCCAAGCGAACCCAACGTGCATCCCCTACCTTAATATCAGCCGCTCGCCGCCTTATGGCGACCGCCCTCCTCGACGACCCGTTAAATTACTATTTTGCCCTTGTATCGCAACATTGCATTCCTCTACATTCATTCAACTTTATTTACAACTCACTCTTCCAATCTCAATTCCCGGAATATCGTAGCTTCATTCAAATACTATCGAACGAATCGTACATGTGGGACCGCTACGTGGCACGTGGCGAGACTGCGATGCTACCCGAGGTACCGTTCGATCGGTTCCGGTTCGGGTCACAATTCTTTGTCCTGACCCGAAGACATGCGTTGGTCGTGATCAGAGATAGAAGATTATGGAGGAAATTTAGAATGACTTGTTTAAATGAAGATTCATGTTACCCTGAGGAACATTATTTTCCTACGCTTTTATCGATGGAAGACCCTCAAGGGTGCACACAATATACTTTGACACGTGTCAATTGGACGGAGAGTGTTGACGGACACCCAAGAACTTATTTTCCTAGAGAAATTTCACCGGAGCTTATTTATAAGCTCCGGGAATCAAATTCTACGTATTCACATATGTTTGCGAGAAAATTCTCACCGGATTGTTTGAAACCTTTGATGGATATCGCGGACAAGGTTATTTTTCGGGATTAA
- the LOC107017910 gene encoding exocyst complex component EXO70A1-like isoform X1 yields the protein MGISRNSGGVGGVVGGVDMLSERARMMRDSLQKSQSITDNVVNILGSFDHRLSALETAMRPTQIRTHAIRTAHGNIDKALKAAEVILSQFDISRQAEIKILKGPHEDLESYLQAIDQLRDNIRFFSNNKSFKSSDGVLNHANSLLTKAILKLEEEFKQLLLSYSKPIEPDRLFECLPNSMRPPSSPGHQDSSGKSHLSNSNAEQDGAGNAVFTPPTLIPPRILPLLHDIAQQMVQAGHQQQFIKIYRDTRSPVLEESLRSLGVEKLSKDDVQKMQWEVLEAKIGNWIHFMRIAVKLLFAGERKVCDQVLEGFDSLNDQCFAEVTTASVAVLLSFGDAIAKSKRSPEKLFVLLDMYEIMRELHSEIESLFRGKACNEIKESAFGLTKQLAQTAQETFGDFEEAVEKDATKTAVSDGTVHPLTSYVINYVKFLFDYQSTLKQLFQEFENGGDSNSQLAAVTMRIMQALQTNLDGKSKQYKDSALTHLFLMNNIHYMVRSVRRSEAKDLLGDDWVQRHRRVVQQHANQYKRIAWAKILQSLSIQGLTSSGGSSSSGVDGQNSSGVSRSTIKERFKMFNAQFEELHQRQSQWAVPDTELRESLRLAVAEVLLPAYRSFIKRFGPLVESGKNAQKYVRYSAEDLDRMLGEFFEGKTFNEPKR from the exons ATGGGTATTTCAAGAAACTCAGGTGGGGTTGGAGGAGTAGTGGGTGGTGTTGATATGCTGAGTGAAAGAGCAAGAATGATGAGAGATTCATTGCAGAAGAGTCAGTCTATTACTGACAATGTTGTGAACATTTTGGGTTCCTTTGATCATCGTCTCTCTGCTCTTGAAACTGCTATGCGTCCTACTCAG ATAAGGACTCATGCTATCAGGACGGCTCATGGAAACATTGACAAGGCTTTAAAGGCTGCTGAGGTTATACTGTCCCAATTTGATATTTCTCGTCAG GCGGAAATTAAAATACTGAAAGGGCCACATGAGGACCTGGAAAGTTATCTACAAGCAATTGACCAGCTGAGAGACAATATTCGCTTCTTCAGCAACAACAAAAGCTTCAAGAGTAGTGATGGAGTGCTCAATCATGCTAATAGTTTGCTGACCAAGGCTATTTTAAAGCTTGAAGAGGAGTTTAAGCAGCTCTTGTTATCTTATAG TAAACCCATTGAACCTGATCGGCTGTTTGAGTGTCTCCCAAATTCAATGCGACCACCGTCATCACCTGGACACCAGGACTCTAGTGGTAAGAGTCATCTGTCCAATAGTAATGCGGAGCAAGATGGTGCAGGAAACGCTGTCTTCACACCGCCAACTCTTATACCTCCAAGGATCCTGCCTTTACTACATGATATAGCCCAACAGATGGTTCAAGCTGGCCATCAAcaacaatttataaaaatatacag GGATACACGTTCTCCCGTACTGGAAGAAAGTCTTCGCAGTTTGGGAGTGGAAAAACTTAGCAAAGATGATGTTCAGAAGATGCAATGGGAAGTTCTGGAAGCTAAAATTGGAAATTGGATTCATTTTATGCGAATTGCT GTCAAACTGTTATTTGCTGGTGAACGTAAGGTGTGTGATCAAGTTCTTGAAGGATTCGATTCACTCAATGATCAATGTTTTGCTGAAGTTACTACTGCGAGTGTTGCTGTGTTGCTTAGTTTTGGTGATGCCATTGCAAAGAGCAAAAGATCACCTGAGAAGTTATTTGTGCTTCTAGATATGTATGAAATAATGCGGGAACTTCATTCAGAG ATTGAATCACTTTTCAGAGGTAAAGCTTGCAATGAAATTAAGGAATCTGCCTTTGGTTTGACAAAGCAACTTGCCCAGACAGCCCAAGAAACCTTTGGTGATTTTGAAGAAGCAGTTGAAAAAGACGCAACCAAAACTGCTGTCTCAGATGGAACTGTCCATCCCTTGACCAGCTATGTGATTAATTACGTGAAGTTCCTGTTTGA ctATCAATCAACATTGAAACAGCTATTTCAAGAATTTGAAAATGGAGGAGATTCGAATTCTCAGCTAGCTGCTGTTACAATGCGTATAATGCAGGCTCTTCAAACCAATTTGGATGGGAAATCTAAGCAGTATAAGGATTCTGCTCTGACTCACTTGTTCCTTATGAACAATATTCACTATATGGTCAGATCTGTCCGCAG GTCTGAAGCCAAAGACTTATTAGGGGATGACTGGGTGCAAAGACACCGGAGAGTTGTACAGCAACATGCAAATCAATATAAAAGAATTGCTTGGGCGAAG ATCCTTCAATCTCTATCGATTCAAGGGCTAACATCATCTGGAGGCAGTAGTTCTAGTGGTGTAGATGGACAAAATAGCAGTGGAGTTTCAAGATCCACCATAAAAGAAAG GTTCAAGATGTTCAATGCACAGTTTGAGGAGCTTCATCAAAGGCAATCTCAATGGGCTGTTCCAGATACTGAGTTGCGAGAGTCATTGAGGCTTGCGGTCGCTGAAGTTTTGCTGCCTGCATACAGATCTTTCATCAAACGCTTTGG GCCTTTGGTTGAGAGTGGTAAAAATGCCCAAAAGTACGTCAGATATTCAGCTGAAGATCTTGACCGTATGCTGGGTGAATTCTTTGAGGGTAAGACGTTTAATGAGCCCAAACGGTAA